A genomic stretch from Orcinus orca chromosome 14, mOrcOrc1.1, whole genome shotgun sequence includes:
- the NEURL1 gene encoding E3 ubiquitin-protein ligase NEURL1 isoform X2, with protein MGGQITRSTFHDSIGGPFPVTSHRCHHKQKYCPPVLPGGGLPATPLLFHPHTKGSQILMDLSHKAVKRQASFCNAITFSNRPVLIYEQVRLKITKKQCCWSGALRLGFTSKDPSRIHPDSLPKYACPDLVSQSGFWAKALPEEFANEGNIIAFWVDKKGRVFYRINDSAAMLFFNGVRTADPLWALVDVYGLTRGVQLLDSELVLPDCVRPRSFTALRRPSLRHEAEEARLSVSLCDLNVPGADGDETTPAAGCPIPQNSLNSQHSHALPAQLDGDLRFHALRAGAHVRILDEQTVARLEHGRDERALVFTSRPVRVAETIFVKITRSGGARPGALSFGVTTCDPGTLRPADLPFSPEALVDRKEFWAVCRVPGPLHSGDILGLVVNPDGELHLSHNGSAAGMQLCVDASQPLWMLFGLHGAITQIRILGSTILAERGIPSLSCSPASTPTSPSALGIRLSDPLLSTCSSGPLGNSAGGTAPNSPVSLPESPVTPGGGPWSDECTICYEHVVDTVIYTCGHMCLCYACGLRLKKALHACCPICRRPIKDIIKTYRSS; from the exons ACTCCATCGGGGGCCCCTTCCCTGTCACCTCTCACCGATGCCACCACAAGCAGAAGTACTGCCCACCGGTGCTGCCCGGTGGGGGGCTCCCGGCCACGCCACTGCTCTTCCACCCACATACCAAGGGCTCCCAGATCCTCATGGACCTCAGCCACAAGGCCGTCAAGAGGCAGGCCAGCTTCTGCAATGCCATCACCTTCAGTAACCGCCCGGTCCTCATCTATGAGCAAGTCAGGCTGAAG ATCACCAAGAAGCAGTGCTGCTGGAGCGGGGCGCTGCGGCTAGGCTTCACGAGCAAGGACCCATCCCGTATCCACCCTGACTCACTGCCCAAGTACGCCTGCCCCGACCTGGTGTCCCAGAGCGGCTTCTGGGCCAAGGCGCTGCCCGAGGAGTTTGCCAACGAGGGCAACATCATCGCCTTCTGGGTGGACAAGAAGGGCCGTGTTTTCTACCGCATCAACGACTCGGCTGCCATGCTCTTCTTCAATGGGGTCCGTACAGCCGACCCGCTCTGGGCCCTGGTGGACGTCTACGGCCTCACGCGGGGCGTCCAGCTACTTG ACAGCGAGCTGGTGCTACCGGACTGCGTGCGGCCGCGCTCTTTCACCGCCCTGCGGCGGCCGTCGCTGCGACATGAGGCCGAGGAAGCGCGCCTCTCCGTGAGCCTGTGCGACCTCAACGTGCCGGGCGCCGACGGCGACGAGACCACGCCGGCCGCTGGCTGCCCCATCCCGCAGAACTCGCTCAACTCCCAGCACAGCCACGCTCTGCCAGCGCAGCTCGACGGCGACCTGCGCTTCCACGCGCTGCGCGCCGGCGCACACGTCCGCATCCTGGACGAGCAGACGGTGGCGCGCCTGGAGCATGGGCGCGACGAGCGCGCGCTCGTCTTCACCAGCCGGCCCGTGCGCGTGGCCGAGACCATCTTCGTCAAGATCACGCGTTCGGGCGGCGCACGGCCTGGCGCGCTCTCCTTCGGCGTCACCACGTGCGACCCCGGCACGCTGCGGCCAGCCGACCTGCCTTTCAGCCCCGAGGCACTGGTGGACCGTAAGGAGTTCTGGGCCGTGTGCCGCGTGCCCGGGCCCCTGCACAGCGGCGACATCCTGGGCCTGGTGGTCAACCCCGACGGTGAGCTGCACCTCAGCCACAATGGCTCCGCGGCGGGCATGCAGCTGTGCGTGGACGCCTCGCAGCCCCTTTGGATGCTCTTCGGCCTGCACGGGGCCATCACGCAGATCCGCATCCTCG GCTCCACCATCCTGGCAGAGCGGGGCATCCCGTCACTCTCCTGCTCCCCTGCCTCCACACCAACCTCGCCCAGCGCCCTGGGCATCCGCCTCTCTGACCCCTTGCTCAGCACATGCAGCTCTGGACCTCTGGGGAACTCTGCTGGCG GGACGGCCCCCAACTCACCTGTGAGCCTGCCAGAGTCGCCAGTGACTCCAGGCGGGGGCCCGTGGAGCGATGAGTGCACCATTTGCTATGAGCACGTGGTGGACACGGTCATCTACACATGCGGCCACATGTGCCTCTGCTATGCCTGTGGCCTGCGCCTCAAGAAGGCTCTACACGCCTGCTGCCCCATCTGCCGCCGCCCCATCAAGGACATCATCAAGACCTACCGCAGCTCCTAG
- the NEURL1 gene encoding E3 ubiquitin-protein ligase NEURL1 isoform X1: MGNNFSSIPSLPRGNPSRAPRGHPQNIKDSIGGPFPVTSHRCHHKQKYCPPVLPGGGLPATPLLFHPHTKGSQILMDLSHKAVKRQASFCNAITFSNRPVLIYEQVRLKITKKQCCWSGALRLGFTSKDPSRIHPDSLPKYACPDLVSQSGFWAKALPEEFANEGNIIAFWVDKKGRVFYRINDSAAMLFFNGVRTADPLWALVDVYGLTRGVQLLDSELVLPDCVRPRSFTALRRPSLRHEAEEARLSVSLCDLNVPGADGDETTPAAGCPIPQNSLNSQHSHALPAQLDGDLRFHALRAGAHVRILDEQTVARLEHGRDERALVFTSRPVRVAETIFVKITRSGGARPGALSFGVTTCDPGTLRPADLPFSPEALVDRKEFWAVCRVPGPLHSGDILGLVVNPDGELHLSHNGSAAGMQLCVDASQPLWMLFGLHGAITQIRILGSTILAERGIPSLSCSPASTPTSPSALGIRLSDPLLSTCSSGPLGNSAGGTAPNSPVSLPESPVTPGGGPWSDECTICYEHVVDTVIYTCGHMCLCYACGLRLKKALHACCPICRRPIKDIIKTYRSS, translated from the exons ACTCCATCGGGGGCCCCTTCCCTGTCACCTCTCACCGATGCCACCACAAGCAGAAGTACTGCCCACCGGTGCTGCCCGGTGGGGGGCTCCCGGCCACGCCACTGCTCTTCCACCCACATACCAAGGGCTCCCAGATCCTCATGGACCTCAGCCACAAGGCCGTCAAGAGGCAGGCCAGCTTCTGCAATGCCATCACCTTCAGTAACCGCCCGGTCCTCATCTATGAGCAAGTCAGGCTGAAG ATCACCAAGAAGCAGTGCTGCTGGAGCGGGGCGCTGCGGCTAGGCTTCACGAGCAAGGACCCATCCCGTATCCACCCTGACTCACTGCCCAAGTACGCCTGCCCCGACCTGGTGTCCCAGAGCGGCTTCTGGGCCAAGGCGCTGCCCGAGGAGTTTGCCAACGAGGGCAACATCATCGCCTTCTGGGTGGACAAGAAGGGCCGTGTTTTCTACCGCATCAACGACTCGGCTGCCATGCTCTTCTTCAATGGGGTCCGTACAGCCGACCCGCTCTGGGCCCTGGTGGACGTCTACGGCCTCACGCGGGGCGTCCAGCTACTTG ACAGCGAGCTGGTGCTACCGGACTGCGTGCGGCCGCGCTCTTTCACCGCCCTGCGGCGGCCGTCGCTGCGACATGAGGCCGAGGAAGCGCGCCTCTCCGTGAGCCTGTGCGACCTCAACGTGCCGGGCGCCGACGGCGACGAGACCACGCCGGCCGCTGGCTGCCCCATCCCGCAGAACTCGCTCAACTCCCAGCACAGCCACGCTCTGCCAGCGCAGCTCGACGGCGACCTGCGCTTCCACGCGCTGCGCGCCGGCGCACACGTCCGCATCCTGGACGAGCAGACGGTGGCGCGCCTGGAGCATGGGCGCGACGAGCGCGCGCTCGTCTTCACCAGCCGGCCCGTGCGCGTGGCCGAGACCATCTTCGTCAAGATCACGCGTTCGGGCGGCGCACGGCCTGGCGCGCTCTCCTTCGGCGTCACCACGTGCGACCCCGGCACGCTGCGGCCAGCCGACCTGCCTTTCAGCCCCGAGGCACTGGTGGACCGTAAGGAGTTCTGGGCCGTGTGCCGCGTGCCCGGGCCCCTGCACAGCGGCGACATCCTGGGCCTGGTGGTCAACCCCGACGGTGAGCTGCACCTCAGCCACAATGGCTCCGCGGCGGGCATGCAGCTGTGCGTGGACGCCTCGCAGCCCCTTTGGATGCTCTTCGGCCTGCACGGGGCCATCACGCAGATCCGCATCCTCG GCTCCACCATCCTGGCAGAGCGGGGCATCCCGTCACTCTCCTGCTCCCCTGCCTCCACACCAACCTCGCCCAGCGCCCTGGGCATCCGCCTCTCTGACCCCTTGCTCAGCACATGCAGCTCTGGACCTCTGGGGAACTCTGCTGGCG GGACGGCCCCCAACTCACCTGTGAGCCTGCCAGAGTCGCCAGTGACTCCAGGCGGGGGCCCGTGGAGCGATGAGTGCACCATTTGCTATGAGCACGTGGTGGACACGGTCATCTACACATGCGGCCACATGTGCCTCTGCTATGCCTGTGGCCTGCGCCTCAAGAAGGCTCTACACGCCTGCTGCCCCATCTGCCGCCGCCCCATCAAGGACATCATCAAGACCTACCGCAGCTCCTAG
- the NEURL1 gene encoding E3 ubiquitin-protein ligase NEURL1 isoform X3: MDLSHKAVKRQASFCNAITFSNRPVLIYEQVRLKITKKQCCWSGALRLGFTSKDPSRIHPDSLPKYACPDLVSQSGFWAKALPEEFANEGNIIAFWVDKKGRVFYRINDSAAMLFFNGVRTADPLWALVDVYGLTRGVQLLDSELVLPDCVRPRSFTALRRPSLRHEAEEARLSVSLCDLNVPGADGDETTPAAGCPIPQNSLNSQHSHALPAQLDGDLRFHALRAGAHVRILDEQTVARLEHGRDERALVFTSRPVRVAETIFVKITRSGGARPGALSFGVTTCDPGTLRPADLPFSPEALVDRKEFWAVCRVPGPLHSGDILGLVVNPDGELHLSHNGSAAGMQLCVDASQPLWMLFGLHGAITQIRILGSTILAERGIPSLSCSPASTPTSPSALGIRLSDPLLSTCSSGPLGNSAGGTAPNSPVSLPESPVTPGGGPWSDECTICYEHVVDTVIYTCGHMCLCYACGLRLKKALHACCPICRRPIKDIIKTYRSS; encoded by the exons ATGGACCTCAGCCACAAGGCCGTCAAGAGGCAGGCCAGCTTCTGCAATGCCATCACCTTCAGTAACCGCCCGGTCCTCATCTATGAGCAAGTCAGGCTGAAG ATCACCAAGAAGCAGTGCTGCTGGAGCGGGGCGCTGCGGCTAGGCTTCACGAGCAAGGACCCATCCCGTATCCACCCTGACTCACTGCCCAAGTACGCCTGCCCCGACCTGGTGTCCCAGAGCGGCTTCTGGGCCAAGGCGCTGCCCGAGGAGTTTGCCAACGAGGGCAACATCATCGCCTTCTGGGTGGACAAGAAGGGCCGTGTTTTCTACCGCATCAACGACTCGGCTGCCATGCTCTTCTTCAATGGGGTCCGTACAGCCGACCCGCTCTGGGCCCTGGTGGACGTCTACGGCCTCACGCGGGGCGTCCAGCTACTTG ACAGCGAGCTGGTGCTACCGGACTGCGTGCGGCCGCGCTCTTTCACCGCCCTGCGGCGGCCGTCGCTGCGACATGAGGCCGAGGAAGCGCGCCTCTCCGTGAGCCTGTGCGACCTCAACGTGCCGGGCGCCGACGGCGACGAGACCACGCCGGCCGCTGGCTGCCCCATCCCGCAGAACTCGCTCAACTCCCAGCACAGCCACGCTCTGCCAGCGCAGCTCGACGGCGACCTGCGCTTCCACGCGCTGCGCGCCGGCGCACACGTCCGCATCCTGGACGAGCAGACGGTGGCGCGCCTGGAGCATGGGCGCGACGAGCGCGCGCTCGTCTTCACCAGCCGGCCCGTGCGCGTGGCCGAGACCATCTTCGTCAAGATCACGCGTTCGGGCGGCGCACGGCCTGGCGCGCTCTCCTTCGGCGTCACCACGTGCGACCCCGGCACGCTGCGGCCAGCCGACCTGCCTTTCAGCCCCGAGGCACTGGTGGACCGTAAGGAGTTCTGGGCCGTGTGCCGCGTGCCCGGGCCCCTGCACAGCGGCGACATCCTGGGCCTGGTGGTCAACCCCGACGGTGAGCTGCACCTCAGCCACAATGGCTCCGCGGCGGGCATGCAGCTGTGCGTGGACGCCTCGCAGCCCCTTTGGATGCTCTTCGGCCTGCACGGGGCCATCACGCAGATCCGCATCCTCG GCTCCACCATCCTGGCAGAGCGGGGCATCCCGTCACTCTCCTGCTCCCCTGCCTCCACACCAACCTCGCCCAGCGCCCTGGGCATCCGCCTCTCTGACCCCTTGCTCAGCACATGCAGCTCTGGACCTCTGGGGAACTCTGCTGGCG GGACGGCCCCCAACTCACCTGTGAGCCTGCCAGAGTCGCCAGTGACTCCAGGCGGGGGCCCGTGGAGCGATGAGTGCACCATTTGCTATGAGCACGTGGTGGACACGGTCATCTACACATGCGGCCACATGTGCCTCTGCTATGCCTGTGGCCTGCGCCTCAAGAAGGCTCTACACGCCTGCTGCCCCATCTGCCGCCGCCCCATCAAGGACATCATCAAGACCTACCGCAGCTCCTAG